One window from the genome of Cyanobacteria bacterium GSL.Bin1 encodes:
- a CDS encoding DUF1257 domain-containing protein, which translates to MSHFSTLRTKISNAEILKASLSDLGLTVKANADVRGYNGQRLRADIVAQLEGEYDLGWSENSDGTYDLIADLWGVAKKHNQTELINSINQKYAVNKTLAEAKQRGLENANVKLVVQ; encoded by the coding sequence ATGTCCCATTTTAGCACTCTCCGCACCAAGATCAGCAACGCAGAAATTCTCAAAGCATCTTTAAGCGACCTCGGCTTAACGGTTAAAGCCAATGCTGACGTTCGTGGCTACAACGGTCAACGTCTTCGCGCTGACATTGTCGCGCAACTAGAAGGCGAATATGATCTAGGTTGGTCTGAAAACAGCGATGGCACTTATGATCTCATTGCTGACCTCTGGGGTGTTGCTAAAAAGCATAACCAAACTGAGTTAATTAACTCCATTAACCAAAAATATGCAGTTAATAAAACCCTCGCAGAAGCGAAGCAACGTGGTCTTGAAAATGCCAATGTTAAGTTAGTCGTTCAGTAG
- a CDS encoding cobalt-precorrin-6A reductase — MIWLIGGTSESTMIAEQLIAHAYRCLVSVTTEAAIALYPQSDRITVKVGALSPEAMRELIQHYGITKIIDASHPYAVAVSQNAIALAAQFNLPYLRYERPILSLENKSHTRIVDCLETLINGNYLYQQRVLLTVGYKALPLFQSWHQKAQLFARILPTVTSLEQALAAGFTHKQLIALRPPVSYDLEKALCQQWDISLIVTKASGRAGGEATKQVVAQALNIPLIIIDRPHLAYPKKTSTLEDVVHFCQEYG; from the coding sequence GTGATTTGGTTGATTGGTGGGACAAGTGAAAGCACAATGATTGCGGAGCAGTTGATTGCACATGCCTATCGTTGTCTGGTGAGTGTAACGACAGAGGCAGCGATCGCGCTGTATCCTCAATCTGATCGAATTACGGTGAAAGTTGGGGCTTTGTCCCCAGAGGCAATGAGAGAATTGATTCAACACTATGGGATCACAAAAATCATCGACGCTTCACATCCTTATGCAGTTGCCGTTTCCCAAAACGCGATCGCGTTAGCCGCTCAATTCAATCTTCCCTATTTACGCTACGAACGCCCGATCTTATCTTTAGAAAACAAATCTCACACTCGGATTGTAGATTGTCTAGAAACGCTCATTAATGGTAACTATCTGTACCAACAGCGGGTGTTACTAACCGTTGGCTATAAAGCCCTCCCTCTTTTTCAATCGTGGCATCAAAAGGCCCAACTCTTTGCTCGTATTCTACCGACGGTGACTTCTTTGGAACAAGCTTTAGCAGCAGGGTTTACTCATAAACAACTGATTGCCCTTCGTCCCCCGGTCAGTTATGACCTAGAAAAAGCCCTATGTCAACAGTGGGACATTTCCTTAATCGTTACGAAAGCTTCGGGACGTGCGGGTGGAGAAGCTACCAAACAAGTAGTTGCTCAAGCCCTCAATATTCCCTTAATTATTATTGACCGACCTCACCTTGCTTATCCCAAGAAAACCAGTACACTAGAAGACGTCGTCCACTTTTGTCAGGAATATGGCTGA
- a CDS encoding DUF2470 domain-containing protein, giving the protein MADPLTPQISDRICQHMNEDHRDAVLLYAQTFGKMPEAESAILNSVDTAGMDLSATVGESSVPIRILFDHPLQDSEDAHYTLIAMVKQAKQS; this is encoded by the coding sequence ATGGCTGATCCCTTAACTCCTCAAATCAGCGATCGAATTTGTCAACACATGAATGAAGATCACCGTGATGCAGTCCTACTTTATGCCCAAACATTTGGCAAGATGCCTGAAGCGGAATCAGCAATTTTAAATTCGGTAGACACTGCTGGCATGGATTTATCCGCCACGGTTGGCGAAAGTTCCGTTCCAATCAGGATTCTTTTTGATCATCCCCTACAAGATTCAGAAGATGCTCACTATACCCTCATTGCAATGGTGAAACAAGCGAAACAAAGCTAG
- a CDS encoding ATP-binding cassette domain-containing protein: MIEVKNLSKFFGTTAAIKDVTFSVREGEILGFLGPNGAGKTTTMRILAGYIPASSGTAKVGEYEVHRDSLAVRKRIGYLPERPPLYLDMTVKGFLEFVTQIKGVPRRHRARQVKSAIERCFLEEKSNTLIRKLSKGYRQRVGIAQAIVHDPPVIILDEPTIGLDPRQMIEVRNLIKSLAGDHTIILSTHILSEVNMISDRVSIIANGVLVTTNTPEHLMTELAKGGGYTLTVAGNTELVQGTLNALPEVSSVQIAQSENQERSQIQVTCLPHTEPGDKIATVVVNSGLHLYEMQRDKPTLEDVFLELTAQDQPATTTHSKAKT, translated from the coding sequence ATGATCGAAGTTAAAAATCTGAGTAAGTTTTTTGGGACTACCGCTGCAATCAAGGATGTTACGTTCTCCGTGCGAGAAGGTGAAATTTTAGGCTTTTTGGGTCCTAATGGCGCAGGAAAAACTACAACTATGCGCATTTTAGCGGGCTATATCCCGGCAAGCAGTGGCACTGCAAAAGTAGGGGAATACGAAGTCCATCGCGATTCCCTTGCTGTTCGGAAACGGATTGGCTATTTACCTGAACGTCCACCGTTGTACTTGGATATGACGGTGAAGGGGTTTTTAGAGTTTGTTACACAAATTAAAGGCGTTCCCCGTCGCCATCGCGCCAGGCAAGTGAAAAGTGCCATTGAACGGTGTTTTCTCGAAGAGAAAAGCAATACCCTCATTCGTAAACTCTCCAAAGGATACCGGCAACGAGTGGGAATTGCCCAAGCCATTGTTCATGATCCGCCAGTGATTATTCTCGATGAACCGACCATTGGACTGGATCCCCGGCAGATGATTGAGGTGCGAAACTTGATTAAAAGTCTGGCGGGTGACCATACCATTATTCTTTCAACGCATATCCTGTCCGAAGTCAACATGATCAGCGATCGCGTGAGCATCATTGCTAATGGTGTACTTGTCACAACAAATACTCCTGAGCATCTCATGACAGAGTTAGCAAAGGGAGGAGGGTATACCCTCACTGTTGCTGGCAATACCGAATTGGTTCAAGGGACCCTAAACGCTTTGCCCGAGGTTTCTTCTGTTCAAATTGCTCAATCAGAAAATCAAGAACGATCTCAAATTCAAGTGACTTGTCTACCTCATACCGAACCGGGCGATAAAATTGCCACAGTTGTTGTTAATTCCGGATTGCATCTTTACGAAATGCAACGAGATAAACCTACCCTAGAAGATGTTTTCCTAGAATTAACGGCTCAAGATCAACCGGCTACAACAACCCACTCAAAAGCCAAGACTTAA
- a CDS encoding ABC transporter permease subunit: MILLNNLLAIFRRELSSYFTSPLAYLITAVFWLISGFFFVSILLGPEGIIQQVTQREELGIPAPPIDVAYQFLTYYFSFLGSLVLFILPALSMGLYTEERKRGTLELIATSPITNWIVALGKLLGVLAFFIVMIIPLLGYEIYIFSAASPSVPPAVPLLAHGALILLAASILSLGMFISSLTDNTVFAAIITFAVVLFLWVTDLIANRVSGPLGDALEHISLISNYETLVQGLLDTSSLVVFASYIVLGLFLTAQSIAVFRGDNS, from the coding sequence ATGATTCTTCTCAATAACCTCCTTGCCATTTTTCGTCGAGAGTTAAGCAGTTATTTTACCTCTCCTCTCGCCTATTTGATTACTGCGGTCTTTTGGTTGATCTCTGGGTTCTTTTTTGTTTCAATCTTGCTCGGACCGGAAGGTATTATCCAACAAGTGACCCAACGAGAAGAATTGGGAATTCCCGCCCCTCCTATTGATGTAGCCTATCAATTTCTCACCTACTACTTCAGTTTTTTAGGGTCATTAGTTCTGTTTATTCTCCCCGCCCTTTCGATGGGATTATACACTGAAGAGCGAAAGCGCGGTACTCTCGAACTGATTGCGACTTCTCCCATCACCAATTGGATTGTTGCCCTGGGAAAACTTTTGGGCGTTTTAGCTTTTTTTATTGTGATGATCATCCCTTTGTTAGGCTATGAAATTTATATCTTTAGTGCAGCCAGTCCCTCTGTTCCCCCAGCTGTTCCGTTACTCGCTCACGGAGCATTAATTTTATTAGCAGCCTCGATTCTGTCTTTAGGAATGTTTATCTCTTCTTTAACTGACAATACCGTTTTTGCTGCAATTATTACCTTTGCTGTCGTCTTATTCTTATGGGTAACTGACTTGATTGCCAATCGGGTTAGTGGACCATTGGGAGACGCCTTAGAACATATCTCTCTAATTTCTAATTATGAAACTTTAGTACAAGGCCTGTTAGATACGAGTAGTCTCGTTGTTTTTGCCAGCTACATTGTCTTAGGGCTATTTCTTACTGCTCAGTCAATTGCCGTCTTCCGTGGTGACAACTCATAA
- a CDS encoding MFS transporter yields MTAAELDPPTQLSSEVTLEEQLTTSTYDQDTIRDIEDEKELNEILQMAPDPIVKSLRVKLQIGFAFLTFILIGANDAVIGILLPRWGSYYHVDKTTLSCAFLAGSVGYLIAALNSSFLSRKLGNVKFLLLGKISFLGGILIFCLQPPLYILLGVPLLLGFGAAILEAALNAHLAKFPNKTALLNYLHAFYGVGALLSPFIASQLLAAEFSWNVIYLGFAAISISLLMSIRGIFTQADQGKIETQTNADHTPSESPLKYRFVWLFAFFLLFYAGTEISLGHWSYSFLTEYRHENSELAGWLVSGYWLGLTVGRVAIAPLAHKLGSKCIINTCLIGVVCGLLIFNLITLSLTSGFGLLLTGFCLGPILPTGFAFLSGMVPAHLLMGSISFIASLSSLGKALFPWLAGNVAEGLGLEMFLPYVIILAVAMVACWVVVLTRSQTQTTVQAATHSVH; encoded by the coding sequence ATGACCGCCGCTGAGCTAGATCCCCCAACTCAACTTTCATCAGAGGTAACTCTTGAAGAACAACTTACGACGTCTACTTATGATCAGGATACGATAAGAGACATCGAAGATGAGAAGGAGCTTAACGAAATTTTACAAATGGCTCCTGATCCAATCGTCAAAAGCTTGCGAGTGAAATTACAAATTGGTTTTGCCTTTCTCACGTTTATTCTCATTGGCGCCAACGATGCTGTCATCGGTATTCTACTCCCCCGTTGGGGCAGTTACTATCATGTGGATAAAACCACACTCAGCTGTGCTTTTCTCGCGGGTTCAGTTGGTTATCTCATTGCTGCTTTAAACAGTAGCTTTCTCTCCCGAAAGTTAGGTAATGTCAAATTTCTCTTACTGGGAAAAATCAGTTTTCTCGGTGGAATATTAATTTTTTGCTTGCAGCCGCCCCTTTATATTTTGCTTGGTGTGCCTTTGCTACTCGGCTTTGGAGCAGCCATTCTCGAAGCAGCTTTAAATGCTCATTTAGCAAAGTTTCCTAATAAAACGGCTCTCCTCAACTATCTTCATGCATTCTATGGTGTAGGTGCCTTACTGAGTCCTTTTATCGCCTCTCAACTTTTAGCAGCTGAATTCAGTTGGAATGTTATCTATTTAGGGTTTGCTGCCATTAGTATTTCTCTGTTAATGAGTATTCGGGGAATTTTTACCCAAGCAGATCAGGGAAAAATTGAAACTCAAACCAATGCTGATCATACTCCCTCAGAAAGCCCGCTAAAATATCGGTTTGTCTGGTTATTTGCTTTCTTTTTACTCTTCTATGCTGGTACAGAAATCAGTTTAGGTCATTGGAGTTACAGTTTTCTCACTGAGTATCGCCATGAAAATAGTGAGTTAGCCGGTTGGCTGGTGAGTGGTTATTGGTTAGGGCTAACTGTCGGGCGAGTTGCCATTGCACCACTGGCGCATAAGTTAGGTAGTAAATGTATCATCAATACCTGTTTGATTGGTGTAGTCTGTGGACTATTGATCTTTAATTTAATCACCTTGAGCCTGACCAGTGGCTTTGGTTTATTACTAACTGGATTTTGCCTCGGTCCCATTTTACCGACCGGCTTTGCCTTTCTCTCTGGTATGGTTCCTGCTCATCTGCTCATGGGATCCATTAGCTTTATTGCGAGTTTGAGCAGTTTAGGAAAAGCACTTTTCCCTTGGCTTGCTGGAAACGTTGCCGAAGGTTTAGGACTCGAAATGTTTCTACCTTATGTCATTATCTTAGCAGTAGCGATGGTTGCTTGCTGGGTTGTGGTTCTTACTCGATCTCAGACGCAAACTACAGTTCAAGCTGCGACCCACTCGGTTCATTAA
- the ruvC gene encoding crossover junction endodeoxyribonuclease RuvC yields MTSLTILGLDPGLATLGFGCFKAAKMTTSVVTGSKKLRDNYCYSDHSVQLVDFGVIETPAKQALEKRLATIYEDLQSVIAEFKPDLVAIEKLFFYRMGNTIAVAQARGVILLVIGQNEIPYLEYSPPEIKQTLTGYGKADKQEVQTAITREFNLSSPPQPDDAADALAVALTAWYHY; encoded by the coding sequence ATGACTTCATTAACAATTCTCGGACTTGATCCAGGGCTAGCAACTTTGGGGTTTGGTTGCTTTAAAGCTGCAAAAATGACAACATCAGTGGTCACAGGAAGTAAGAAACTTAGGGACAATTATTGTTACAGTGATCACTCAGTGCAACTCGTTGACTTTGGTGTAATTGAAACTCCTGCTAAGCAAGCTTTGGAAAAGCGATTAGCAACCATTTATGAAGACTTACAGAGTGTGATTGCTGAATTCAAACCGGATCTGGTTGCCATTGAAAAGTTATTTTTCTACCGGATGGGAAACACCATTGCTGTTGCCCAAGCCAGAGGTGTCATTTTATTGGTCATTGGACAAAATGAGATTCCCTATTTGGAATATAGTCCCCCGGAAATCAAACAAACGCTCACTGGCTACGGCAAAGCAGACAAACAAGAAGTGCAAACTGCCATTACTCGCGAATTCAATCTCTCTTCTCCGCCTCAACCGGATGATGCAGCAGATGCCTTAGCGGTTGCTCTCACTGCTTGGTATCATTATTAG
- a CDS encoding nucleotide pyrophosphohydrolase, with product MEKQYYKLVRDQIPEIIKNSGNQCETTILSDHEYQKALRQKLIEEATEAATASPEELVQELADLYEVIDALIAVTEIDKATILSQQRKRREERGGFSAKIQLISTFINN from the coding sequence ATGGAAAAACAATATTATAAACTGGTGCGCGATCAAATTCCTGAAATTATTAAAAACTCAGGCAATCAGTGTGAAACAACAATTCTCTCTGATCACGAATATCAAAAAGCGCTACGTCAAAAACTCATTGAAGAAGCAACAGAAGCAGCAACCGCTTCTCCCGAAGAATTAGTGCAAGAACTCGCTGATTTATACGAAGTTATCGATGCGCTGATTGCTGTAACAGAAATTGATAAGGCAACAATTCTTTCCCAGCAGAGAAAACGACGAGAAGAACGAGGAGGATTTTCAGCAAAAATTCAACTGATCTCAACATTTATTAATAACTAA
- a CDS encoding CPXCG motif-containing cysteine-rich protein, with amino-acid sequence MENSAEFICAFCGETNPTFIDISAGSQQSYVEDCQVCCNPNVLYISVDETTLEVDIQSDCES; translated from the coding sequence ATGGAAAATAGTGCTGAATTTATTTGTGCCTTTTGTGGCGAAACCAATCCGACATTTATTGATATTAGTGCTGGCAGCCAACAAAGTTATGTTGAAGATTGTCAAGTTTGCTGCAATCCCAATGTTCTCTATATCAGTGTTGATGAAACTACCTTAGAGGTGGATATACAAAGTGACTGCGAAAGTTAA
- a CDS encoding site-2 protease family protein, which yields MNNNIRVGNLFGIPFYVNPSWFLVLTLVTWVYGSQLQNFPQLAGIAPWLLGLAAALLLFSSVLAHELGHSFVAIQQGIKVNSITLFIFGGLASLEEESKSPGDAFLVAIAGPVVSLILFGVFTFVNLSVPLSEPLTAVVGLLATVNLILALFNMIPGLPLDGGNVLKSIVWKITGNQYRGIFIASIVGQFLGWIAIILGVFSVFGITEFGSIWTALIGFFLLQNAGRSAQSATLQDKLSRFTAEEAVSQNSPVVSADLTLREFVNEYVIGKGEWRKFLVTDEEGKLIGQLNVDDLKIISTSEWNQRTVRELAKSQDVDSVKPKQSLLEVVMMFEKNKQNEVAVIGDNGVVFGLIEKSGIAKFLEERQEDLKAA from the coding sequence ATGAATAATAATATCCGTGTCGGTAATCTATTTGGAATTCCCTTTTATGTCAACCCTTCTTGGTTTCTAGTGCTAACGCTAGTTACCTGGGTTTATGGCAGCCAATTACAAAACTTTCCCCAGCTAGCAGGGATTGCACCTTGGTTATTGGGATTAGCAGCAGCGCTACTCCTTTTTTCTTCAGTTTTAGCGCACGAATTAGGACATAGCTTCGTTGCGATTCAACAAGGCATTAAGGTTAATTCGATTACGCTGTTTATTTTTGGCGGATTGGCCAGTTTAGAAGAAGAGTCTAAAAGTCCGGGAGACGCCTTCCTCGTCGCGATCGCGGGACCGGTTGTCAGCCTTATCTTATTTGGTGTATTCACATTTGTTAACCTTTCCGTTCCTCTCTCTGAACCGTTAACAGCAGTGGTCGGATTACTCGCTACGGTTAATCTCATCCTTGCCCTATTTAACATGATTCCAGGCTTACCGCTTGATGGGGGTAACGTCTTGAAATCAATTGTTTGGAAAATCACCGGCAATCAATATCGCGGTATTTTTATCGCTAGCATCGTCGGTCAGTTTCTTGGCTGGATTGCGATTATTTTAGGTGTCTTTTCTGTCTTTGGAATCACAGAATTTGGTAGCATCTGGACAGCATTAATTGGCTTTTTCTTACTACAAAATGCGGGTCGTTCTGCCCAATCAGCAACCCTGCAAGATAAGCTAAGTCGATTCACCGCTGAGGAAGCAGTGAGTCAAAATAGCCCAGTTGTTTCTGCTGATTTAACTTTACGCGAGTTTGTGAATGAATATGTTATTGGCAAAGGCGAATGGCGTAAATTTCTCGTTACCGATGAAGAAGGAAAATTAATTGGTCAACTCAACGTTGATGACCTAAAAATTATTTCTACTTCGGAATGGAATCAACGAACCGTTCGCGAGTTAGCAAAATCTCAGGACGTTGATTCAGTGAAGCCGAAACAATCATTGTTAGAAGTCGTGATGATGTTTGAAAAGAACAAGCAAAATGAAGTTGCAGTCATCGGCGACAATGGCGTTGTCTTTGGATTAATCGAAAAGTCTGGAATTGCTAAATTTCTAGAAGAACGTCAAGAAGACCTAAAAGCGGCTTAG
- a CDS encoding aldo/keto reductase, giving the protein MNQPLTQLNHYRLLGNSGLRVSPMCLGTMTFGTDWGWGTDLEECRRILDLYADRGGNFIDTANVYTNGSSERFLGELLQGRRDRVVLATKYSLNTDPTNPNAGGNHRRSLIRAIEDSLQRLNTDYIDLYWLHAWDYRSPIEEVMRALDDLVRQGKILQIGLSDTPAWVVSEGNAIAQLRGWTAVSAIQVHYNLVERTSEADLLPMAWQHNIVPLAWSPLAGGILSGKYTREDLESPSTAKDGSERKGLTQAVGQLNERSLQIADVVKSIANDIGRSPSQVALNWLLQQPSQPLPIIGVRKLSHLEDNLGALDFTLDSEQLERLNQASAFAMPFPHNFIELEMYHAVVDGESAIASGFSVYQ; this is encoded by the coding sequence ATGAACCAGCCCTTAACGCAACTCAATCACTATCGCTTGCTGGGAAACTCAGGATTGCGAGTGTCGCCAATGTGCTTGGGTACGATGACATTTGGTACCGATTGGGGATGGGGAACCGATTTAGAAGAATGTCGTCGAATCCTTGATTTGTATGCCGATCGCGGTGGCAATTTCATTGATACGGCAAATGTTTATACCAATGGCAGCAGTGAGCGTTTTTTAGGAGAATTACTGCAAGGACGGCGTGATCGCGTTGTTTTAGCGACAAAATATTCCCTCAACACTGATCCCACCAATCCTAATGCCGGCGGGAATCATCGTCGCAGTTTAATCCGAGCGATCGAAGATAGCCTGCAACGACTGAATACAGACTACATTGATTTGTATTGGCTTCATGCTTGGGACTACCGCAGCCCAATTGAAGAAGTGATGCGCGCTTTGGATGATTTAGTCCGTCAGGGCAAAATTTTACAGATTGGACTTTCCGATACCCCGGCTTGGGTGGTTTCCGAGGGAAACGCGATCGCGCAACTGAGAGGATGGACGGCTGTTTCTGCGATTCAGGTGCATTACAATCTCGTAGAACGGACTTCAGAAGCTGATTTGTTACCGATGGCTTGGCAGCATAATATTGTTCCCTTGGCTTGGTCGCCCTTAGCAGGGGGAATTTTATCGGGAAAATATACTCGTGAGGATTTAGAGAGTCCAAGTACTGCGAAAGACGGTTCAGAACGAAAAGGTTTAACCCAAGCCGTTGGCCAACTTAATGAACGGAGTTTGCAAATTGCAGATGTGGTGAAAAGCATTGCGAATGATATCGGTCGTTCGCCGAGTCAAGTGGCATTAAACTGGCTTTTGCAACAACCCAGTCAACCGCTTCCGATTATTGGGGTGCGGAAACTTTCCCACTTAGAAGATAATTTAGGAGCATTAGATTTTACTCTCGATTCCGAGCAACTGGAACGCTTAAATCAAGCCAGTGCTTTTGCAATGCCGTTTCCTCACAACTTTATTGAGTTGGAGATGTATCATGCAGTTGTTGATGGCGAGAGCGCGATCGCGTCTGGTTTTAGTGTTTATCAATAA
- a CDS encoding LysR family transcriptional regulator, whose translation MNLRTFDLNLLVVLQALLIERSVSKTAERLNLSQPATSAALNRLRTALDDPILVREGLRMVPTPRAEELVEPIQAILAEIEQTIATPTSFDPSTAQRTFRIATNDYGSFVLIPHFMKRLHAIAPQVDIEILEIGHPPETFLQEAKIDLALADAWTLRECQCTETLFPETFTCLVRENHPRIQSELTLEHYLQENHALLSSRGRVTGNVDLALTPHRLERHVQITLPHILAIPAVVASTELVVTLATRVATRLASDYALKTFPPPVFLDSFNIAIAWQKRMNADPALQWLRREFIAIGNFV comes from the coding sequence ATGAATTTACGAACATTTGACCTGAATCTCTTGGTGGTACTTCAGGCTCTGCTCATCGAGCGAAGTGTTTCAAAAACTGCCGAGCGATTAAATCTCAGCCAACCCGCAACCAGTGCTGCCCTGAACCGTCTCCGAACAGCCTTGGATGATCCGATTTTAGTAAGAGAGGGGTTACGAATGGTACCAACGCCCCGCGCTGAGGAGTTAGTAGAGCCGATTCAAGCCATTCTCGCCGAAATTGAACAGACCATTGCCACGCCAACATCTTTCGATCCCAGTACAGCCCAGCGCACCTTTCGCATTGCCACGAACGATTATGGGTCATTTGTTTTAATTCCTCATTTCATGAAACGTTTACACGCGATCGCGCCTCAGGTTGATATTGAAATTTTAGAGATCGGTCACCCACCAGAAACCTTCTTGCAAGAAGCCAAAATTGATCTAGCCTTAGCCGATGCTTGGACGCTGAGAGAGTGTCAATGTACAGAGACCCTTTTCCCAGAAACCTTTACTTGTCTAGTACGAGAAAACCATCCCCGCATTCAAAGCGAACTGACGCTCGAACACTATCTTCAAGAAAATCATGCACTGCTTTCCAGTCGCGGGCGTGTCACAGGTAATGTCGATCTTGCCTTAACCCCACACCGCTTAGAACGCCATGTTCAGATTACCTTGCCTCACATTTTGGCGATTCCAGCAGTAGTTGCATCCACCGAGTTAGTGGTCACCTTGGCAACAAGAGTCGCGACTCGTCTTGCCTCGGACTATGCTCTTAAAACCTTTCCGCCGCCAGTCTTTTTAGACTCCTTTAATATTGCAATAGCTTGGCAAAAACGGATGAATGCTGACCCGGCTCTACAATGGTTGCGCCGTGAATTCATCGCAATTGGAAACTTTGTTTAA